AACTAAAGCTCGTAAAAACCAATATATAGATTCTGTCTATTCTCAAAAAGCTTTAGATACGATTCTTACTATGTATGAGGAGAAAGACATAATTAAAGGGCTTAATGAGCTATATAAATATAATTCTGAAATTAAGAATTTTTCTAAAATCTTAATTTCTAAAATTGAAGATATAAAAAATTCGAAACTAGAGAATCTAAAAAAGAAAAAAGAAAAAAAACAAGAACCAATTGAAGAGTCGATTAATTCTACAGAACCTATAGAATCAAATTTAGAAATGGAAAAAGAAAAAATCTCTTTTTTAATACTGCAAAGTAAACATTCAATGACTCAAAGACTTAATCTAATGACTCAATTAGTAGAGATACACAGTTTAGAAAAATTATTAGAATTTAAAAATAAAATTTAGAATATTTTTTATGGAGGGTAAAATGGCTAGGAACAGAGAAAAAAAAGGTTCTCTTCTTCATCAAGTAAAAATAGCACTTGATTCTAAATTGGCCATAGGAGAATCTAAATTTTTAGATAAACAAAATGGACTTACAAACAATAAAATATATTCATGGGAAACCTATAGAACTTATTTAAAGCATAATATATATTTTATTAATTGGGTTAAAGAAGTTTATAACTGTAAATCTTTAGAGGAATGTAAGCCATATATAAATAATTGGCTAATTTATAGAGAATCTCAGGGATTATCTACATATACCCTTAAAGTCGAAAGTTCAGCATTAAGAAAGCTTTTTAATATTTCTTCAGAAGATATATATAAATTAAAACCCAGGGAAAGAAAAGATATACAAAGAAGTCGAGGAGATAAAATTAGAGATAAACATTTTTCAGAAAAAAATCATGAAGATTTGGTCAGATTTTGTCGTGCAACTGGATTAAGAAGAGGAGAACTAAAAGAATTAAAAGGGACTGACTTAAAAATAATCGATTCTAACGCGTTTATTTCAATTTCTAGAGGTTCTAAAGGTGGTAGGCCAAGACAGATACCACTTTTATTTGATGAACCGTTTATAATCAATTTTATGACTTCAAAAGAAAATAAAAAAATCTTTGATAAAATTCCTAATGGAGCAGATATACATGGTTATAGAGCTGAATATTGTACTAAAGTTTATAAAAAATATGCTAGAGATATTTCTAACATTCCTAAAAATGAGAAATATTTTTGTAGAAAAGATTTAAAAGGAACTTGTTACGATAAAAAAGCTATGCTCATTGCAAGCCAATATTTAG
This genomic stretch from Cetobacterium ceti harbors:
- a CDS encoding site-specific integrase, which codes for MARNREKKGSLLHQVKIALDSKLAIGESKFLDKQNGLTNNKIYSWETYRTYLKHNIYFINWVKEVYNCKSLEECKPYINNWLIYRESQGLSTYTLKVESSALRKLFNISSEDIYKLKPRERKDIQRSRGDKIRDKHFSEKNHEDLVRFCRATGLRRGELKELKGTDLKIIDSNAFISISRGSKGGRPRQIPLLFDEPFIINFMTSKENKKIFDKIPNGADIHGYRAEYCTKVYKKYARDISNIPKNEKYFCRKDLKGTCYDKKAMLIASQYLGHNRIDVIAGHYIRG
- a CDS encoding replication initiation protein, whose protein sequence is NKYQEYKYFKRDVLLKSIKELNKIDKNYEYSFEEKRLGRKVNEIKFIRTEKNTIDISSEPQMSEKLLNAITKARKNQYIDSVYSQKALDTILTMYEEKDIIKGLNELYKYNSEIKNFSKILISKIEDIKNSKLENLKKKKEKKQEPIEESINSTEPIESNLEMEKEKISFLILQSKHSMTQRLNLMTQLVEIHSLEKLLEFKNKI